From the Bacillus tuaregi genome, one window contains:
- the asnA gene encoding aspartate--ammonia ligase, whose protein sequence is MYKPALSIFETEKAIKTIKDHFESSLSDILNLMRVSAPMLLKSGNGFNDDLNGIERKVTFQAKDIPASLDIVQSLAKWKRAVLSRYGLSVGEGIYADMKAIRRDEALDNLHSLYVEQWDWERILSKRQKNLDTLKYHVKVIYHAIKETEYHLYKLYPELVPVLPEEISFITTQELEDRYPDLTPKEREDRIAKKYGAVFIMQIGGRLCSGKEHDTRAPDYDDWSLNGDILFWYPVLEKAIEISSMGIRVDEQALQKQLVLSKQEDRKALEYHQSILKGQLPLTIGGGIGQSRLFLFFLKKAHIGEVQASVWNEQMIAECRKANIPLL, encoded by the coding sequence ATTTATAAGCCTGCCTTATCGATATTCGAGACAGAAAAAGCGATTAAAACCATAAAGGATCATTTCGAAAGTAGTTTGTCAGATATATTAAACTTAATGAGAGTGTCAGCTCCGATGCTTCTCAAGTCAGGAAATGGCTTTAACGATGATTTAAACGGTATTGAGCGAAAGGTAACCTTTCAAGCAAAGGATATTCCCGCATCATTAGACATAGTTCAATCACTTGCAAAATGGAAAAGAGCTGTGCTATCTAGATATGGCCTGTCAGTGGGCGAAGGAATTTATGCTGATATGAAGGCCATCAGAAGGGACGAAGCGTTAGACAACCTTCACTCCCTCTATGTAGAACAATGGGACTGGGAGAGGATCCTGTCTAAAAGACAAAAAAATCTTGATACTTTAAAATATCATGTTAAAGTCATTTACCATGCGATAAAGGAAACAGAGTATCATCTGTATAAGCTTTATCCAGAGCTTGTACCGGTATTACCAGAGGAAATAAGCTTTATTACCACTCAGGAACTGGAGGATCGGTATCCTGATTTAACACCTAAGGAGCGGGAGGATAGGATTGCAAAGAAATATGGTGCAGTGTTTATTATGCAAATAGGCGGGAGGTTATGTTCTGGTAAGGAGCATGATACTCGAGCCCCGGATTATGATGATTGGTCGCTAAATGGTGATATTCTATTCTGGTACCCGGTTTTAGAAAAAGCAATTGAGATATCCTCTATGGGGATTCGGGTGGATGAACAAGCATTGCAAAAGCAATTGGTGCTTTCAAAACAAGAGGACCGTAAAGCGCTAGAATATCATCAATCCATTCTCAAGGGCCAGCTTCCACTTACTATTGGAGGTGGTATTGGTCAGTCGAGATTATTTCTTTTTTTTCTAAAGAAAGCTCATATTGGTGAGGTTCAAGCTTCTGTATGGAATGAGCAAATGATTGCAGAATGTAGAAAGGCTAATATCCCTCTTCTCTAA
- a CDS encoding D-2-hydroxyacid dehydrogenase yields the protein MAKRKMVVTKELAPDLLEQIKSCVPDWEIIVSKDKEVWRPHVNEAEVTLGYKLELDDFSNLKWVQSTSAGINHFPTKQFEANGILLNSANGVHAYPISETIFAYMLGLTRKIHTYVKNQQKKIWHHSDMKLEIHEKTIGIIGVGAIGKETAKIAKAFGMTVLGLRHSGKPVENVDEMYTPDQLNQLLPRCDYVVVTLPLTNETYQMFTARQFQLMKPTAFFINIGRGQLIKEDDLIDALQKGEIAGAGLDVFDKEPLGEDNPLWTMDNVIVTPHTAGSTEYYDKRIVEDIFIPNLKAYLKGQKPSINLVDYSKGY from the coding sequence ATGGCGAAAAGAAAAATGGTAGTAACAAAGGAACTGGCTCCTGATTTATTAGAACAGATAAAAAGCTGTGTACCTGATTGGGAGATTATTGTAAGCAAAGATAAAGAGGTATGGAGACCACATGTGAATGAAGCAGAGGTAACCCTCGGCTATAAACTGGAGCTCGACGATTTCTCTAATCTGAAGTGGGTCCAATCCACAAGTGCAGGCATCAATCATTTTCCGACAAAGCAATTTGAAGCGAATGGGATCCTATTGAATAGTGCTAACGGAGTACATGCCTATCCAATTTCAGAAACGATTTTTGCCTATATGCTTGGATTAACACGCAAAATTCATACATATGTAAAAAATCAGCAGAAGAAAATTTGGCATCATAGCGATATGAAGCTAGAAATTCATGAAAAAACAATCGGGATTATCGGTGTCGGTGCGATTGGAAAAGAAACAGCGAAAATCGCAAAGGCTTTTGGCATGACGGTATTAGGTCTCCGTCATTCAGGCAAGCCAGTCGAGAATGTAGATGAAATGTACACACCTGATCAATTAAATCAGCTTTTACCAAGATGTGATTATGTTGTTGTCACGTTGCCGCTAACGAATGAAACCTATCAGATGTTTACAGCCCGTCAATTTCAGTTAATGAAGCCGACCGCCTTTTTTATCAATATCGGCCGCGGGCAGCTTATCAAAGAAGATGATTTGATTGACGCCTTACAGAAGGGCGAGATTGCCGGAGCAGGTCTTGATGTGTTTGATAAGGAACCGTTAGGTGAGGACAATCCGCTTTGGACCATGGACAATGTCATCGTCACACCGCATACAGCAGGATCTACAGAGTATTATGACAAGCGGATTGTGGAGGATATCTTTATTCCTAATCTAAAAGCCTACTTGAAAGGTCAAAAACCATCAATTAATTTGGTAGATTATTCAAAAGGGTATTAA